From the Desulfovibrio sp. JY genome, one window contains:
- a CDS encoding MBL fold metallo-hydrolase has product MTTTSLRPADSVSVTVLIDNSLDHFLLDSGEAMQRPLLSWTDNPVAEHGLSLCVAFEGSGERHTVLLDTGLSARTLLRNMDALGVSPDSVEAVILSHGHMDHTGGLLELLARRKAGCDLISHPGAYCRRRLNIPGKGPQPELPSLDATELRAAGANIVTEAGPATWFSDMLLTLGEVERTTDFEKGFPMAEIETDGAWGPDPFLDDQAIVFYVRDKGLVVISGCAHAGIVNTVRYARKVTGVDKVHAVMGGFHLTGPAFAAVVGPTAAALEEFGARYIIPMHCTGFSATTAMAQALPEEFLLSSVGTRFTFGAANKETR; this is encoded by the coding sequence ATGACGACAACCAGCCTCCGTCCAGCGGACAGCGTCTCGGTCACGGTCCTTATCGACAACTCCCTGGATCATTTTCTGCTCGACTCGGGCGAGGCCATGCAACGCCCGCTCCTGTCCTGGACCGACAATCCTGTGGCGGAACACGGCCTGTCGCTGTGCGTCGCCTTCGAGGGTTCCGGCGAGCGCCATACGGTGCTGCTGGATACGGGACTCAGTGCAAGGACCTTGCTGCGCAACATGGACGCCCTCGGCGTTTCCCCGGACAGCGTCGAGGCCGTCATCCTCAGCCACGGCCACATGGACCATACCGGCGGCCTGCTGGAACTCCTGGCCAGGCGCAAGGCGGGCTGCGACCTCATTTCGCATCCCGGGGCCTATTGCCGCCGGCGGCTCAACATTCCCGGCAAGGGGCCGCAGCCGGAGCTGCCGTCGCTTGACGCCACGGAACTTCGGGCGGCCGGCGCGAACATCGTCACCGAGGCCGGACCCGCAACCTGGTTTTCGGACATGCTGCTGACCCTTGGCGAGGTCGAACGCACCACGGATTTCGAAAAGGGCTTTCCCATGGCCGAGATCGAAACCGACGGCGCCTGGGGACCCGACCCCTTCCTCGACGACCAGGCCATCGTATTTTACGTGCGGGACAAGGGGCTCGTGGTCATAAGCGGCTGCGCCCATGCCGGCATCGTCAACACCGTGCGCTATGCCCGGAAAGTGACGGGCGTGGACAAGGTCCATGCCGTCATGGGGGGCTTCCATCTGACCGGGCCGGCCTTTGCGGCCGTGGTCGGGCCGACGGCGGCGGCGCTTGAGGAATTCGGCGCGCGTTACATCATCCCCATGCACTGCACGGGGTTTAGCGCCACGACCGCCATGGCCCAGGCCCTGCCGGAGGAGTTTCTTTTAAGCAGCGTGGGCACGCGCTTCACCTTCGGCGCCGCCAACAAGGAAACGCGGTAG
- a CDS encoding amphi-Trp domain-containing protein — protein MDKESRFKYESVQDAETLRRYMEAMTAGFAAGELRFSSREGEVCLHPGGVIGFVVEAKSMGGRMKLNLKFSWRENDGESEGDGGLTIAPGASDS, from the coding sequence GTGGATAAGGAATCCCGGTTCAAGTACGAGTCCGTGCAGGATGCCGAGACGCTTAGGCGCTACATGGAGGCAATGACGGCCGGTTTCGCCGCCGGCGAGTTGCGTTTTTCCAGCCGCGAGGGTGAAGTTTGCCTGCATCCGGGCGGCGTCATCGGCTTCGTGGTCGAGGCCAAGTCCATGGGCGGGCGCATGAAGCTCAACCTCAAGTTCTCCTGGCGCGAGAACGACGGGGAAAGCGAGGGGGACGGGGGGCTGACCATCGCCCCGGGCGCGTCGGATTCCTGA
- a CDS encoding phosphotransferase, translated as MRILEGIEENFRFMVLEVSKQVSSALLVVERPDPARIKRIESRDDYIDNLKSVIENACWGRIHGSRDNNKRTLDLVRAANIININLERIADYAVNIVSQVQYLTDPNFIRRYDYRDPFVDVDKALGLVYPALTRQDVRLALNICRAEFSLDDRFKTAFDAILADLRRGESPENAISSFNIFRYLERMGDALLNIGEAVIFAALGEKLKIHQYQALQDSLGHEGEDIPLSAGDFSSIWGTRSGCRIGRVQEEHGSRSKGVLFKEGNADKLAKEKENIERWQRLLPGLPPHIQAFQTDGDSASMLLEYLGGCNLQEVVLTADREVVENACFLVTQTVGGIWEQTLSRQPVVPDFMGQMRARLDDVFRLYPGFAASPRRLCGVDIPGLSELLAAAEDAEAGLAAPFRVFLHGDFNLNNIVYDHTAQRIHYIDLHRSRDGDYVQDTAVFLASNFRLPVFETALRDRLSLVMRRFLEFARGFAAEQGDALFEARLVFGVARALATSARFEMNRPFAQELFLRGVYLLTRAAGHAGRPFEELTFPDAVLVY; from the coding sequence ATGCGGATTCTGGAAGGCATCGAGGAAAATTTCCGTTTCATGGTGCTCGAGGTGTCCAAGCAGGTCTCAAGCGCCTTGCTGGTGGTCGAGCGGCCGGACCCGGCGCGCATCAAGCGCATTGAAAGCCGCGACGACTACATCGACAACCTCAAAAGCGTCATCGAGAACGCCTGCTGGGGCCGCATCCACGGTTCGCGCGACAACAACAAGCGCACCCTGGACCTGGTGCGCGCCGCCAACATCATCAACATCAACCTCGAACGCATCGCCGACTACGCCGTCAACATCGTCTCCCAGGTCCAGTACCTGACCGATCCCAATTTCATCCGGCGCTACGACTATCGCGACCCCTTCGTGGACGTGGACAAGGCCCTCGGGTTGGTCTACCCGGCGCTGACCCGCCAGGACGTGCGTCTGGCGCTTAACATCTGCCGGGCGGAATTCTCCCTCGACGACCGGTTCAAAACCGCTTTCGACGCCATCCTGGCCGACCTGCGCCGGGGGGAATCGCCGGAAAACGCCATCTCGAGCTTCAATATCTTCCGCTATCTCGAGCGGATGGGCGACGCCCTGCTCAATATCGGCGAGGCCGTCATTTTCGCCGCCCTCGGCGAAAAGCTCAAAATCCACCAATACCAGGCCCTGCAGGATTCCCTGGGCCACGAGGGCGAGGACATCCCGCTTTCCGCCGGCGATTTCAGCTCCATATGGGGCACGCGTTCCGGTTGCCGCATCGGCCGGGTCCAGGAGGAGCACGGCTCGCGCTCCAAGGGAGTGCTCTTCAAGGAGGGCAACGCGGACAAGCTGGCCAAGGAAAAGGAGAATATCGAGCGCTGGCAGCGGCTCCTGCCGGGACTTCCGCCCCACATCCAGGCCTTTCAGACCGACGGCGACTCGGCGTCCATGCTGCTCGAGTATCTGGGCGGCTGCAATCTCCAGGAAGTGGTGCTGACCGCCGACCGGGAAGTGGTGGAAAACGCCTGCTTCCTGGTCACCCAGACCGTGGGCGGCATCTGGGAGCAGACGCTTTCCCGCCAGCCCGTGGTCCCGGATTTCATGGGTCAGATGCGCGCCCGCCTGGACGACGTCTTTCGCCTGTATCCCGGCTTCGCCGCCTCGCCCAGGCGTCTTTGCGGCGTGGACATTCCGGGTCTGTCCGAGTTGCTCGCCGCCGCCGAGGACGCCGAAGCGGGCCTTGCCGCCCCGTTTCGCGTGTTCCTGCACGGCGATTTCAACCTCAACAACATCGTCTACGACCACACCGCCCAGCGCATCCACTACATCGATCTGCACCGCTCCCGGGACGGGGATTACGTCCAGGACACGGCCGTGTTCCTGGCCTCCAATTTCCGCCTGCCCGTGTTCGAGACGGCGCTTCGGGACCGGCTGTCGCTGGTCATGCGGCGGTTTCTGGAATTTGCCCGGGGATTCGCCGCCGAGCAGGGCGATGCGCTCTTCGAGGCGCGCCTGGTCTTCGGCGTGGCCCGGGCCCTGGCCACCTCGGCCCGGTTCGAGATGAACCGGCCCTTTGCCCAGGAACTTTTCCTGCGCGGCGTGTACCTGCTCACCCGCGCCGCCGGCCACGCCGGCCGCCCCTTCGAAGAACTCACCTTCCCCGACGCTGTACTGGTGTATTGA
- a CDS encoding GAK system XXXCH domain-containing protein, with translation MSASRKRKFELVLPRVEALAALTDLTAQAAEGNLVIDGEVFPLEDFTSLKIAIKHLGASSLLKVSLKYPALGLAALPTPAGVDADDAAREAAMAGVPETVEPGGKPKYKGLKKRMKQYFKAIVTALRAGLVPDADSMAAFIADSRLMTSYPGKGDAFYPAYDAEVDRLEAAAAAGDLEAMTASVAALDRMKKECHSRHA, from the coding sequence ATGTCCGCATCGCGCAAGCGCAAATTCGAGTTGGTTCTGCCCCGGGTCGAAGCCCTGGCCGCCCTGACCGACCTCACGGCCCAGGCCGCCGAAGGCAATCTGGTCATCGACGGCGAGGTGTTCCCCCTGGAGGACTTCACGAGCCTCAAGATCGCCATCAAGCACCTCGGCGCGTCGTCCCTGCTCAAGGTCAGCCTCAAATATCCGGCCCTGGGCCTGGCCGCGCTGCCGACCCCGGCCGGGGTGGACGCCGACGATGCGGCCCGCGAGGCGGCCATGGCCGGAGTGCCCGAGACCGTGGAGCCCGGGGGCAAGCCCAAATACAAGGGCCTCAAGAAACGCATGAAGCAGTATTTCAAGGCCATCGTGACCGCACTGCGGGCGGGACTGGTCCCGGATGCCGACAGCATGGCGGCTTTCATCGCCGACAGCCGGCTCATGACCTCCTATCCCGGCAAGGGCGACGCGTTCTATCCGGCCTACGACGCCGAGGTGGACCGGCTGGAGGCCGCGGCCGCCGCCGGGGATCTCGAGGCCATGACCGCCTCGGTGGCCGCGCTCGATCGCATGAAAAAGGAGTGTCACAGCCGCCATGCCTGA
- a CDS encoding PAS domain S-box protein, producing MGNGLAQRFKLLVLALALAAALVLPAAWLLWRSEDARFVEEIRANALAHLGDVRLALQSALTARLAFLRAIAAFATGNPDLTEQQFTVFAAGLADGVPGIRSLQLARDAVVSHVYPQAGNAGILGLSLRRDLPSSQRQALERTLEAGRTSLDGPVTLLQGGRGIIARAPVFLPGGPRVSGRLWGVATITIDADAFFHDVEHERAGKIRLGIRLAGTGAAVVPMVHGDRAIFADDPVTVDMAVPGGRWQLAAVPDGGWKSLRPSVPLVTGAAIAWLALGGAFFGFLSWPARLARAVGAATVALDAAKTGLERTVAVRTRELVAANEALRRGEGRYRAFIEATSDMAFLKDADLRHLVLNKRLADFMGKTPEEVIGRTDFDLMPPELAARCHESDVAARDGREIVTMLEILGDRTFEARKFPVPLDEGKAGVGGYIRDISDRLRAEQAMRQSEEALRQLYENAPMGIFTSTPDGRYLKANGYLARMYGYPDPEAMLAEVANIRDQVYFDSGERGALLDALKSCGQLSNYETRRLTRYGDSIWVSLNIRAVCDKSGAIAHLEGFCTDITKRKQAETALADQERQLRVIFESSPLGQVFFDATGTVVSCNKRHLEILGITADKIIGINLVPLLPFFFQEALTRALAGELARAEGPYSSVLGGRSLYLRAIFSPVEAGVSPTPVIASVEDITEERKKDATLRLLWAAVEQSPASIAITDLEGTIEYVNPHFSILTGYTPEEAKGQNPRMLKSGVHPDAFYRDLWDTLLAGKVWRGEFCNRKKNGELYWEDSSISPVRDEKGEISHFVVVKEDITPQRKSKERLRQLMGEFEAIFNASSVGIVHLGPDDMVVRVNRRFAELFGIATEVMAGKPLAEVHESVGRLRTFRREQLALVAAGKEVHFEERFHDKTGRSFWCAVHGRRVDVANPASGSIWTFDDISARKELENVREDVERIMRHDLKAPLNSIVNLPEIIGTVGPVTDDQRELLREIEQSGHAMLEQIELSLDLYRMEMGTYVLQAQRIDLARIVAGVVSMLESMAKAKGVGVALQSPKELFITGNALLCQNIVANLLKNAIEAEISGHVVTISLAEKDGRAVLTIQNPTPVPEDFIPVFFEKYATSGKNGGNGLGTYSARLMTRSQHGEIAMESTPDAGTIVTVSLPVV from the coding sequence ATGGGCAACGGCCTGGCGCAACGGTTCAAACTGCTTGTTTTGGCGCTGGCGTTGGCGGCGGCCCTGGTCCTGCCGGCGGCCTGGCTCTTGTGGCGCAGCGAAGATGCCCGGTTTGTCGAGGAGATCCGGGCCAACGCCCTGGCCCATCTCGGCGACGTGCGTCTGGCCCTGCAATCGGCCCTGACCGCAAGGCTCGCTTTTCTGCGGGCCATCGCCGCCTTCGCCACCGGCAATCCCGACCTCACGGAACAACAGTTCACCGTGTTCGCTGCGGGACTCGCGGACGGCGTGCCCGGCATCCGCTCCCTCCAGCTCGCCCGCGACGCCGTGGTCAGCCACGTGTACCCGCAAGCCGGCAATGCCGGAATCCTGGGGCTGTCGCTGCGTCGGGACCTGCCGTCCTCCCAGCGCCAGGCCCTGGAGCGCACCCTGGAGGCCGGCCGGACGTCCCTCGACGGACCGGTGACGCTGCTGCAGGGCGGGCGCGGCATCATCGCCCGGGCACCCGTTTTTCTGCCGGGCGGTCCACGCGTGTCCGGCCGCCTGTGGGGGGTGGCCACCATCACCATCGACGCGGATGCGTTTTTTCACGACGTGGAGCACGAACGCGCCGGCAAAATACGGCTGGGCATCCGTCTGGCCGGCACCGGGGCCGCCGTGGTCCCGATGGTCCATGGCGACCGGGCCATCTTCGCGGACGACCCCGTCACCGTGGATATGGCCGTTCCCGGCGGCAGGTGGCAGCTTGCCGCCGTCCCGGACGGCGGCTGGAAATCCCTGCGGCCCTCCGTGCCCCTGGTCACGGGGGCGGCTATCGCCTGGCTGGCGCTGGGAGGGGCCTTTTTCGGCTTTCTGTCCTGGCCGGCCCGGCTGGCCCGGGCCGTCGGAGCGGCCACCGTCGCCCTGGACGCGGCCAAGACCGGTCTGGAACGCACCGTGGCCGTGCGCACGCGCGAACTCGTGGCGGCCAACGAGGCGCTGAGGCGCGGCGAGGGCCGCTATCGCGCCTTTATCGAAGCCACAAGCGACATGGCCTTTTTGAAGGACGCCGATTTGCGCCATCTGGTCCTCAACAAAAGACTGGCCGATTTCATGGGCAAGACTCCCGAGGAAGTGATCGGCCGCACCGACTTCGACCTGATGCCCCCCGAACTCGCCGCCCGCTGCCATGAATCCGACGTCGCCGCCCGGGATGGCCGTGAGATCGTGACCATGCTCGAGATCCTGGGCGATCGCACCTTTGAGGCCAGGAAGTTCCCCGTGCCCCTGGACGAGGGAAAAGCGGGGGTGGGCGGCTACATCCGCGACATCAGCGACCGGCTGCGGGCGGAGCAGGCCATGCGCCAAAGCGAGGAGGCCCTGCGCCAGCTCTACGAAAACGCGCCCATGGGCATTTTCACCTCCACCCCCGACGGGCGCTATCTCAAGGCCAACGGTTATCTGGCCCGGATGTACGGCTACCCCGATCCCGAGGCCATGCTGGCCGAAGTGGCCAACATCCGGGACCAGGTCTACTTCGATTCCGGCGAACGTGGCGCTCTGCTCGATGCGCTGAAAAGCTGCGGCCAACTCTCCAATTACGAAACCCGCCGTCTGACGCGCTACGGCGACAGCATCTGGGTCTCGCTCAACATCCGGGCCGTGTGCGACAAATCCGGGGCGATCGCCCACCTCGAAGGCTTTTGCACGGACATCACCAAGCGCAAACAGGCCGAAACCGCCCTGGCCGACCAGGAACGGCAACTGCGCGTCATTTTCGAGAGCTCTCCCCTTGGCCAGGTCTTTTTCGACGCCACCGGCACCGTGGTCAGCTGCAACAAGCGACACCTCGAGATCCTGGGCATCACGGCGGACAAGATCATCGGGATCAACCTTGTTCCGCTGCTGCCCTTTTTCTTCCAGGAAGCCCTGACCCGGGCCCTGGCCGGCGAACTGGCCCGGGCCGAAGGCCCCTATTCGTCGGTTCTCGGCGGACGCAGCCTGTACCTTCGGGCCATCTTCAGCCCGGTCGAGGCCGGCGTCTCGCCCACCCCCGTCATCGCCTCCGTCGAGGACATCACCGAGGAACGCAAAAAGGACGCCACGTTGCGCCTGTTGTGGGCGGCCGTGGAACAATCGCCGGCTTCCATCGCCATTACCGACCTCGAAGGAACCATCGAATACGTCAATCCCCACTTCTCCATCCTGACCGGCTACACCCCGGAGGAGGCAAAGGGACAAAATCCCAGGATGCTGAAAAGCGGTGTGCATCCCGACGCGTTTTACCGGGACCTGTGGGACACCCTCTTGGCCGGCAAGGTTTGGCGCGGCGAATTCTGCAACCGCAAGAAAAACGGCGAACTCTACTGGGAAGACTCCTCCATATCGCCCGTGCGCGACGAGAAAGGCGAAATCAGCCATTTCGTGGTCGTCAAGGAGGACATCACCCCCCAGCGCAAGAGCAAGGAACGCCTACGCCAGCTCATGGGCGAATTCGAGGCCATCTTCAACGCCTCGTCCGTGGGCATCGTCCACCTCGGCCCGGACGACATGGTGGTGCGCGTCAACCGCCGCTTTGCCGAACTTTTCGGCATAGCCACCGAGGTGATGGCCGGCAAACCCCTGGCCGAGGTCCATGAAAGCGTCGGCCGCCTGCGGACCTTTCGCCGGGAACAACTGGCCCTGGTCGCCGCCGGAAAGGAGGTGCACTTCGAAGAGCGCTTCCACGACAAGACCGGCCGGTCGTTTTGGTGCGCCGTGCACGGGCGTCGCGTCGATGTCGCCAACCCTGCCTCGGGTTCCATCTGGACCTTCGACGACATTTCGGCCCGCAAGGAGCTGGAAAACGTGCGCGAAGACGTGGAGCGCATCATGCGCCACGACCTCAAGGCGCCGCTCAACAGCATCGTCAATCTGCCGGAAATCATCGGCACGGTCGGGCCGGTCACCGACGATCAACGCGAGCTGCTGCGTGAAATTGAGCAGTCCGGCCATGCCATGCTCGAGCAGATCGAGCTGTCCCTGGACCTCTATAGGATGGAGATGGGAACCTACGTCCTGCAGGCCCAGCGTATCGACCTGGCCCGTATCGTCGCCGGCGTCGTGTCCATGCTCGAGTCCATGGCCAAGGCCAAGGGCGTCGGCGTGGCCCTCCAGTCGCCAAAAGAACTCTTCATTACCGGCAACGCCTTGCTGTGCCAGAATATCGTCGCCAATCTCCTCAAAAACGCCATCGAAGCCGAAATATCCGGTCACGTGGTGACGATCAGCCTTGCCGAAAAGGACGGTCGCGCCGTCCTCACCATCCAAAACCCGACACCCGTGCCCGAAGACTTCATCCCCGTCTTCTTCGAGAAATACGCCACCAGCGGCAAAAACGGCGGCAACGGGCTCGGCACCTACTCCGCGCGCCTCATGACCCGCAGCCAGCACGGCGAAATCGCCATGGAATCCACCCCCGACGCCGGCACGATCGTCACCGTCAGCCTGCCTGTCGTTTAA
- a CDS encoding zinc-binding alcohol dehydrogenase family protein: protein MQAVMAKGGLSAEASGAFFLAEVPDPVPGPWDLLVRVAAVSVNPVDAKVHERMAPGEEHILGYDAVGTVAAVGEAATGFAPGDRVYYAGDVTRPGCDAALHLVDARIAARAPQTLDDAAAAAMPLTSLTAYEALFDRLGLTDAAGVNAGREVLVVGGAGGVGSIAIQLAAWAGARVIATASRPESAAWCRELGAHLVLDHTKDMPAALRAAGISDVGVIFCTTHVETHWRAMAAMIAPQGAVCLIDDPSGPLDITVFKSRCASIHWEFMFCRSMYKTADMARQGGILARVAALLDSGVVRPTLGKTRHGLDPAVFAKAHIAQCSGRMVGKQVVVF, encoded by the coding sequence ATGCAGGCAGTGATGGCCAAGGGCGGCCTGTCGGCCGAGGCGTCGGGAGCGTTTTTTCTGGCCGAGGTCCCGGACCCGGTTCCCGGGCCCTGGGATCTGCTCGTGCGGGTGGCGGCGGTTTCCGTCAACCCCGTGGACGCCAAGGTGCATGAGCGCATGGCCCCGGGCGAAGAGCATATCCTCGGCTACGACGCCGTGGGAACGGTGGCGGCGGTTGGCGAGGCGGCGACCGGCTTCGCGCCGGGCGACCGTGTCTATTATGCCGGTGACGTCACCCGGCCGGGCTGCGACGCCGCGCTGCACCTGGTGGACGCGCGCATCGCGGCGAGGGCCCCGCAGACCCTGGACGACGCGGCGGCGGCCGCCATGCCGCTGACCAGCCTCACCGCCTACGAGGCCCTTTTCGACCGTCTGGGGCTGACCGATGCCGCCGGGGTCAATGCCGGGCGCGAGGTGCTTGTTGTCGGCGGGGCCGGCGGGGTGGGGTCCATCGCCATCCAGCTCGCCGCCTGGGCCGGGGCGCGGGTGATCGCCACGGCCTCGCGGCCGGAATCCGCCGCCTGGTGCCGGGAGCTGGGCGCGCATCTGGTGCTCGACCACACCAAGGACATGCCCGCCGCCCTGCGCGCGGCCGGCATCAGCGACGTGGGCGTCATTTTTTGCACCACCCACGTGGAGACCCACTGGCGGGCCATGGCCGCCATGATCGCGCCCCAGGGCGCGGTGTGCCTGATCGACGATCCGTCGGGTCCCCTCGACATCACGGTGTTCAAGTCGCGCTGCGCCAGCATCCACTGGGAATTCATGTTCTGCCGGTCCATGTACAAGACCGCGGACATGGCCCGGCAAGGCGGGATTCTGGCCCGGGTGGCGGCGCTTCTGGATTCCGGCGTCGTGCGGCCGACCCTGGGCAAAACCCGGCACGGCCTGGACCCGGCCGTTTTCGCCAAGGCGCATATCGCCCAGTGCTCGGGACGCATGGTCGGCAAACAGGTGGTGGTGTTTTAA
- a CDS encoding sigma 54-interacting transcriptional regulator yields the protein MALPRDIPCESIMESLADGVFTVDTDFTITFFNRAAGRIAGIPPAEALGRKCWEVFHSSLCDGACALGQCIKADTTLSDQSIFIVRPDGTKVWVSISAAPLRDATGRIVGGVETFRDISDLTRLRKELEGVRTLEDIVTKNREMARHLDLLPRFAQSGTTALLLGESGTGKELFARALHNLSDRKNGPFIAVNCGAIPGELLESELFGHAQGAFTDAKTARKGRFALATGGTLFLDEVGEMPPPLQVKLLRVLQERVYEPLGSDTTLPADARIVAATNRDLEAMAREGTFRRDLFYRLGVARIVLPPLRERPEDIPLLVATFIERLNLRQEKAVCGLTDAAMRILLRHDYPGNVRELQNILEYAFILCSHGRIGPEHLPDYLRPAPSHPQHAPDAAPRTMRAIKYQAAKHALARHDDKRMEACRELGITKDTLRRILSQGEGEGEQV from the coding sequence ATGGCCCTGCCGCGCGACATCCCCTGCGAATCCATCATGGAATCCCTGGCCGACGGCGTCTTCACCGTGGACACGGATTTCACCATCACCTTTTTCAACCGGGCCGCCGGCAGGATCGCCGGCATCCCCCCGGCCGAGGCGCTGGGGCGCAAATGCTGGGAGGTTTTCCACTCGAGCCTTTGCGACGGAGCCTGCGCCCTGGGCCAATGCATCAAGGCCGACACGACCCTCTCCGACCAGTCGATCTTCATCGTGCGCCCGGACGGCACGAAAGTCTGGGTCAGCATCAGCGCCGCGCCCCTTCGCGACGCCACCGGCCGCATCGTCGGCGGGGTGGAAACCTTCCGCGACATTTCCGACCTGACCAGGCTGCGCAAGGAACTCGAAGGCGTGCGCACCCTGGAGGACATCGTCACCAAAAACCGGGAGATGGCCCGGCACCTCGACCTGCTCCCCCGCTTCGCCCAAAGCGGCACCACCGCCCTGCTCCTCGGCGAATCCGGCACCGGCAAGGAACTCTTCGCCCGGGCCCTGCACAACCTCTCCGACCGGAAAAACGGCCCCTTCATCGCCGTCAACTGCGGGGCCATCCCCGGCGAACTGCTCGAATCCGAACTCTTCGGCCACGCCCAAGGCGCCTTCACCGACGCCAAGACCGCCCGCAAAGGCCGCTTCGCCCTGGCCACCGGCGGCACGCTCTTCCTCGACGAAGTGGGCGAAATGCCCCCGCCGCTCCAGGTCAAACTCCTGCGCGTGCTCCAGGAACGCGTCTACGAGCCCCTCGGTTCGGATACCACGCTGCCCGCCGACGCGCGCATCGTCGCCGCCACCAACCGCGACCTCGAAGCCATGGCCCGGGAAGGCACCTTTCGCCGTGACCTCTTCTACCGCCTGGGCGTGGCCCGCATCGTCCTGCCGCCCTTGCGCGAACGCCCCGAAGACATCCCCCTGCTCGTCGCCACCTTCATCGAACGCCTCAACCTGCGCCAGGAAAAAGCCGTCTGCGGCCTGACCGATGCCGCCATGCGCATCCTCCTGCGCCACGACTACCCCGGCAACGTCCGGGAACTGCAAAATATCCTGGAATACGCCTTCATCCTCTGCTCCCACGGCCGCATCGGCCCCGAACACCTGCCCGATTACCTGCGCCCCGCCCCCAGCCACCCCCAACACGCCCCGGACGCCGCCCCCCGCACCATGCGCGCCATCAAATACCAGGCCGCCAAACACGCCCTGGCCCGCCACGACGACAAACGCATGGAAGCCTGCCGGGAACTCGGCATCACCAAGGACACGCTGCGGCGGATACTGAGCCAGGGCGAGGGGGAGGGGGAACAGGTATGA